One genomic segment of Kiritimatiella glycovorans includes these proteins:
- the recJ gene encoding single-stranded-DNA-specific exonuclease RecJ, translating into MHSTRWVMRDPDPEAARRVAQACGIPEPLGAVLAQRGCGEPEWAQSFLHPRLRDLADPFAYEGMHSAVERIERALRSGEKVAVFGDYDVDGLTATALLVRVLRRLGGRVEPFVPHRIEEGYGLTAEALDRCLAEHAPGLIVTVDCGTNAVDAVERARAAGVDVIVTDHHEPDTRIAAAVAVVNPKHGEPDSSDAPPAGVGVAFKLCHALLKHRNGGRPEVDLRELLDYVALGTVADLVPLRGENRILVHAGLRRLARSKWAGVRALAEAADLHREREWTCYHIGFVLGPRLNAAGRVGTAARALDLLLSGDPEACAEGARELERANTERRNMERRIRERAVEQVDAAFDPDRDYAVLAAGEGWHPGVLGIVASRLCARYRRPAMVIGLDEEGVGRGSGRSIEGFDLHAALTACAGPLERFGGHALAAGVTVKAGRLEEFRAAFAEHAATCLADADLRPVLEIDREASLGDFTPEFRRALQRLAPFGEANPEPVWMIRGVRVDGEPRVVGDRHWKFRITDGRNRLNAIAFRMADREIPGGCFDIVGRLRDNTFRGRTTPQLQVCDFREGEGEGLSGRAET; encoded by the coding sequence ATGCACTCCACTCGCTGGGTCATGCGAGACCCCGATCCCGAGGCCGCGCGCCGCGTGGCGCAGGCCTGCGGGATCCCTGAACCGCTCGGCGCCGTGCTGGCGCAGCGGGGCTGTGGCGAGCCGGAGTGGGCGCAGTCGTTTCTGCACCCGCGCCTCCGTGATCTCGCCGACCCGTTTGCCTATGAGGGTATGCATTCCGCGGTGGAGCGTATCGAGCGGGCGCTGCGGAGCGGCGAGAAGGTGGCGGTGTTCGGCGATTACGACGTGGACGGACTGACCGCCACGGCACTGCTGGTGCGGGTGCTGCGCAGACTCGGCGGTCGCGTGGAGCCCTTCGTTCCTCACCGGATCGAGGAGGGCTACGGACTCACCGCGGAGGCGCTCGACCGCTGCCTCGCCGAACACGCCCCCGGATTGATCGTCACCGTCGACTGCGGGACGAACGCGGTGGATGCCGTCGAGCGCGCGCGGGCGGCGGGTGTCGACGTCATCGTGACCGACCATCACGAGCCGGACACGCGGATCGCCGCCGCGGTGGCCGTGGTGAATCCGAAGCACGGGGAACCGGACTCCTCCGATGCCCCGCCGGCCGGCGTCGGCGTGGCCTTCAAACTCTGTCATGCGCTGCTGAAACACCGCAACGGCGGGCGGCCGGAGGTCGATCTGCGCGAGCTGCTCGACTACGTGGCCCTCGGCACCGTCGCGGATCTCGTGCCGCTGCGCGGGGAGAACAGGATACTGGTGCACGCCGGGCTCCGGAGGCTCGCGCGCTCGAAGTGGGCCGGCGTACGGGCGCTCGCCGAGGCGGCGGACCTGCACCGCGAGCGCGAGTGGACGTGTTACCACATCGGGTTCGTGCTGGGACCGCGGCTCAACGCGGCGGGACGGGTGGGCACCGCCGCGCGGGCGCTGGACCTGTTGCTCTCCGGCGATCCCGAGGCCTGTGCCGAGGGCGCGCGCGAGCTGGAGCGCGCCAATACCGAGCGACGGAATATGGAGCGAAGAATTCGTGAACGCGCCGTCGAACAGGTCGATGCCGCCTTCGACCCGGACCGGGACTACGCAGTGCTGGCCGCGGGGGAGGGCTGGCATCCCGGCGTGCTGGGGATCGTCGCCTCCCGCCTCTGCGCCCGCTACCGCCGTCCCGCCATGGTGATCGGACTCGACGAAGAGGGCGTGGGGCGCGGATCGGGACGGAGCATCGAGGGCTTCGACCTGCATGCGGCGCTGACCGCCTGCGCCGGGCCGCTCGAGCGGTTCGGCGGTCACGCCCTGGCGGCGGGGGTCACGGTGAAGGCCGGCCGGCTCGAGGAGTTCCGGGCCGCGTTCGCCGAACATGCGGCGACATGCCTGGCGGACGCCGACCTGCGCCCCGTGCTCGAAATCGACCGGGAGGCGTCGCTCGGGGACTTCACGCCCGAGTTCCGGCGGGCACTCCAGCGTCTGGCACCGTTCGGCGAGGCCAATCCGGAACCGGTATGGATGATTCGCGGCGTGCGGGTCGACGGCGAACCCCGGGTCGTGGGCGATCGACACTGGAAGTTTCGCATCACCGACGGCCGGAACCGGCTGAACGCGATCGCCTTCCGCATGGCCGACCGCGAGATTCCCGGCGGCTGCTTCGATATCGTCGGCCGCCTGCGCGACAACAC